The genomic interval GCGGAAGAGATATGGACAGGTCCTGCTGAACTCGATAATTTGTGGGTGGAAGCCTATTTCACGACATTTCCTGAGCAGATGCGCCGCATGCCCTATGCGAACCTGTGTCACGGACATCCCGATCCGTTGCGAGTAGTAGGTTTCGCGGACGAGGAGAGGATTATGGGCCTTTTACCCGCGGTTTCCGCTCTCGATTGTTCGTGGATCGTGACGAAACGCGGCAACTACGGCAGCGCTGAGATAGCCTTGATGGACCCGGGTTGCTCAAAAGCCAGCGGAGTGAAGGCCCTGGCAGAACATTTTGACATTGCGCTTGAGCAGGTTATGGCCATTGGCGATAACACCAATGATATACAGATGCTGCGTTCAGCTGGCTGGGGAGTGGCAATGGGACACGCACCTGAAGAAGTACAGGCAGTGGCAAGAGCTATCACCACCAGCAATAGCGAGGATGGAGTCGCCCTGGCGATTGAACGTTACGCGCTTTGCCGCTCTACAATCACATTTTCAAATTCCCGCAAGCGCACGATCTGACCGTGGTTAGGCGATGCCTGCCAGCGTCGTTGCTGCACCAGATTGAGCGCCGCCTGCGCATGCATCCCCCCGTAGACGAGTACCGCGCAAGCCAGTAAGACGCTGCGACCAACGCCGTGTTCGCAGTGGATGAGTACGCGTTTGCCCTCGTCCAGGCGCTGCTGTACCCATTGCGCTCCCATCAGCATTTGCTCAATCGAAAGGGGACGCGTATCCGGGGTGGGCAGGTGCAGGAGTTCAATGCCCTCTTTGCCCAATGCCACGGCATCATCGCAATATTCGGAGCGTGTATCCACGACGCTATTTACTCCTATGCGCGCGAGCGCCGGAATATCTTGCGGGCGTATACGTCCCCCCACCGCGAGTTGATCGGTTATCCAACTCATGTTGAGTTGATCGGGCAGGGGAATGTGCAGGGATTGCGCGAATTGCTCCGCTTTTGAATTTTCGGGAAAGAGATGGGCCGCGACACGTGTCCAGCGTCTATACAGCACCCGAATGATGCCGGAAAAGACCCAGCGCGAACCTGAAAATTGCACTGTTGGCCGCTCCACGGCCTCGGTTACAGGGGCATCGGCGGGAGGTGGAGTAATAGTTGGGTCAGATGACATGCCAGAGTTATCCTTCATGATGTATTTTTAAAGAGAAACAACGAGCGGAGGTAAAGACGCGTCCACCTCCGAATTTTGCTGAGCATATTGGGCGTCTCGACGCATGACACGATTGAGGGAAGCAATGGCGCATTCGATCATGCCATCATCGGGTTCGCGCGTGGTCAAACCCTGTAAGGCAAGACCTGGCGCAAGCAGCCAGCGAACGACCCGAAAACGATAGTTAGCAGCTCCCAGGCGCATCAATTCATAAGCAATCCCGGCCACAACAGGCACGAGAAGTATGCGGGAGGCGACCTTGATCAAAAAGGAGGGCGAGCCGACAAAAGCGAAGACAATGATTGAAACAACCACCACCAGCAGGAGAAAACCGGTGCCACAACGTGTATGCACGCGCGAGGCCTTGCGAACATGCTCAATATCTAGCGGATCGCCGTGTTCCATCGCATTAATGGCCTTATGTTCCGCGCCATGATAGCCGAAGACGCGCTGGATGTCCGGTACTCGCCCGATAAGATAGATATAGCCAATCAAGAGCGCAAGCCGAATCAACCCCTCGATGACCAGGCTGAGCCAGCCCTGGCCAATTTGATTGTGCAGCAGTCCTGTAATCAGTAACGGGCTGAGAAAGAAAACGACAATGGCAAACCCCAATGAGACAACCAGTGTCAATACTAAAGCTGCGCCGCCGATCTGTGGGGGTGGCGCGGGGTTCTCAGGTAAATCACCGGTTGTACTCTCAATACCGACCATTGTGGGGCTTGTCAGCGACCCTTGTGGTCGCCCTAAAGTTTCTTCACCGGTTCGAGTATCAGGGTTAATAGCGCCGCTAGCGATATTTGCCGAAAGCGTCATCATCCGCGTGCCGAGTACGAGCATTTCCCATAACAGCAACATGCCGCGTAGAAATGGAAGGCGAAAGAAGCGATTCTGGTAGAGTCGAGGATTGAGGGCCTCTTCATAGATAAAGATGCTGTTATCAGGGCGCCGCACGGCTACGGCAGCCGATGTGCGTCCCCGCATCATCACCCCCTCCATTACTGCCTGACCGCCGTAATAGAATTTTGCCATACCTTCTCTTCTCCTCCGTGCCTTACGGTTCGTAACCTGATTCAGTGCTTGCTGCTATATGTATGAGATCATGTAATTGTATCATCTCGTCTCTACGCTCCTCTTAGCGGGAAGATTTATTCCGCGTTTGCTGTAGCGATAGGTGAGATGGACGACTGTGAGGGTTGCCGGCATTGAACGTCCTGCGTGCCGAGCGCCGCAAAATTCTTAAACGCGGTAAAGGTAGCCTGCGGCGCATCAATGTGCCACGGCGCAGCCGCTGCGAGGCGTAACGCCGGCGCAGAACGTGCATGGATGTGCCCGAACGCACTTGAATCGGCATCAGGTATGGTTGTCTCACCGGCTCGAAATGCTGCCAGATACCCGGAGCGCCGGTGGCGGGTAGAAAACTCAGGATGCTTCGAGCGATATCGAAAGCGGCATATGGGCGACGAATGCGCTTCTCATTCGCCAGTTGCTCGATCAGAACCTCTGATCCTGGTTTTAACAAACGACGCAGCGCACCTATCAGCTCAACCGAATCATAGGCCATCGTACCGACCTTGTTTTCAAGCACATAGGTCACATTGCCCTCCTCCTGACCCGGCACATAGCCATTCAGAATGATCGGCAGGTTACAGGCCATCGCTTCACAGATCGTGCCAGGGCCGGCCTTGGTCACAATCACGTCCGCGGCGTGCATCATTTCGGGCATGTTATGCACAAAACCGAAAATCTTTGCGGGCACCTGCAAGCTAGATCGCGAACGCTGCAGGTGCGCGTACAGGCGCTTGTTGCGACCGGTAACAATCAGCAATTGGACAGGCAAATGGGCCTGGGAGATAAAATTTATCGAGGCGCGCAGGCCACGTGAGCCTTCACCTCCGCCTACTAATAAGATCACCGGCTTGCCCGGTTCCAATCCCAATTTGCGCTGTAATGCCTCTTTGCTCTCAGGTGGCAGCGTAAACTTCGGATCGATGGGCATGCCGAGCAGGTGAATGCGTTCTGGATCGATACCGTTTTGAATATAAATATCCCTGGCTTGCTCAGTCGGTACAATATAGGCATCGGCGCCTGGAGCAATCCAGGCCTGGTGAACGCTCACCAGGTCGGTCACCACCGTAATAAAAGGAATGTGCAGACCCAGGTCTTGCAGAGCACGAATCGTGATGTGATTGAGCATCGGATGAATAGAGACAATCACATCAGGCCGCACACTCATTATGAGACGCAGCAGGCCGTTATACACGAGCGGGCCTGCTACCTGCTCTACAGCCAGAACTCTCCCGGCACGGTTACTCAAATGAAAAACATGCCCATAGAGTTTGGGATTAAAGCGAATCGTCGGGCCGTAGAGTCTAACCGCCTCTCGTAAAGGGAAATGGCTATATTCTTTGAACACATCCACGATCTCAATGCGGTACGTTGGCGGTGGGGGTAGGAGTGATGAAGAATCCTTCCCGCTTGCATCTTCATCAAGAGCCTGTTGCTGCGCGCCCCATTGTTCTTGCTCATGTTGTGCAAGTAAAATCATGGCATTCCGAATAGCATTTGCGGCGCTGCGGTGCCCTGCCCCGGTGTCAGCAATGAGGAACAGAATGGTTCTTTGAGGCGCTTTCAACGAGGAATTCTCCTCATGCATATGACCTCCCACACATAGAAAAAAGGGACAAAGGATTGGACAAACCCTTCATCCCTGCATTTCCATATCCTGAGCAATTACGCCTCTTCCGGCAAATTGAAGCGTTTGCGGAAGCGCTCCACGCGACCGGCGGAGTCCAGAATGCGCTGCTGCCCCGTAAAGAATGGATGACACTTTGAGCAAACATCAACCTTCAAAACGGGTTTAATGCTAACGGTTTTAAAGCTATTGCCACAGGCGCAACTGACCGTGGCCTCAACATAATTTGGATGTATTCCTTTTTTCATCGCAACTCCGTAACTTCAGATTGGCAATCCAGGCCAACGCCTGGTGGGATTCATATATGGCTGTGAGCATGATTGTACATGGATGGTGCGTTTCCGTCAAGTCAACTTCTCGTCCTGTAGGGACAGCGGCTTGTCCCTGTCCTGCAACCCTGCCTGGGACAAGCCGCTGTCCCTACAGAGGGCTGTACATCTGACCCCAATATCCATATTCCATGACCATATTCTATCATAGATAACAACAATTTCAGCATGTTTATGCCCGAATTTCTCATGCGGCAGAGATTCTTCGCTACGCTCAGAATGACAAGGCCCGCGGACGGCAGAGATTCTTCGCTGCGCTCAGAATGACAAGGCCCGGAGACACCTGGCTGTCTCCGGGGCCTTGTCATTCTGAGCGTAGCGAAGAATCTCGCAACTTACCGGTAATCACCAGTGGTCTGTATTGACAACAGGGCCTCCACCCATTCGGAAGCTGAGCCGGTGACCGACCAGTGCGAACTGTTGCCAAGGGTGTTGGAGATCGTCGTCTCATAGCCAAGCATGATGACGTAGGTGCTATCTTTGTATTGCAGGTTGAAGGCTTCGCATTCGAGTTTCCCCACATAAAACGAGGCTCTTTGCTTGACGGAACGCAGGTCTTTGAAGGGGGCATAGAAAAATACCCGCTTCTCACCACGATTTTCTGTGCAGAGCAGGTGATTCTCGAACAGGTAGAGCCTTCCTCTTGCTACCAGCTCGCCCTGTGTATTGAGCAGGGTTATCAGCGTGAAGAGGCGTGGGTGACGTACTTCCACATGCGCGGCTATCGCCTGTTCAACTGCGGCGCGCTGTTGGGGCCACATGCCTTCTAAATGGAGACGAACAAAGCGCGTCTTCCCGATCAGATGCCCCAGTCCCTCCTTGCCCTTGCTGGCGCGCAGGTAATCTTCTCCTTCATCGACGGCAAAGCGTGCTTCAGCCCATTCCATCTGCTGCTCTTTCTCACCTGGATACTGCACGCGCAGACGATCCGGCTCAATCCACAAACCGGCACGCGCGTAACTGTATTGGAAGTAGAGCATGGGCATCAGAAAAACAAAGCCGATCAAGGCCAGGATATAGGCAAAGACAACATAGGCGCTCAGATCGGCAGGCAGCACTATAACGTTTGAGAGAATGGCCAGACCGCCAAAAACGACTAAAAGGAAAACACAGATCGCGGTCAAGAGCGTGATACGGCGCTCGTGCAGCGCGAACCGATAGCGTAAAACGGACATACCGGATACCCCAATCAAAAAAGATGTATGATACACTACTAGTGAGAACAAACTATCCCGTTGCAGTGTAACACATAGAGGAACCTTTTTCATTATGCTAGAACGTTATTCGCTGCCGGAGATGGCCAGCATCTGGTCGGCAGTTCATAAAACAGATCTGTGGCTCAAGGTCGAATTGCTCGTGTGCGAGGGATGGGCGCATGAAGGCGTCATACCCGAAGAAGCCATGCAAAAGATACGCGTCGCAGGCTACAACCTGCAGCGCATGCAAGAGATCGAGCAGGAAACGCATCACGACATCATCTCGTTTCTGCGCTCGATTCAGGAACAACTGGGGCCGGAGGGGCGTTTTATTCACCTGGGGCTGACCTCTTCAGACGTGCTGGATACCGCCCTGGCCGCGCAGATCAAAGAGGCCGGCGTATTGTTGAGCGAGTCGCTGGCCGCATTGACCCAGGCGGTCACAAAGCAGGCAGTACGCTATAAGTATACCTTGATGGCGGGGCGCACGCATGGCATTCATGCCGAGCCGCTTACCTTTGGCTTGAAACTGGCGCTGTGGGTAGATGAATTGCGGCGCGGCCAGCAACGCCTGGCCGCAGCATTGGAGCAGGTGGCGGTGGGCAAGATTTCCGGCGCCGTGGGCACGCATGCCACCGTGCCGCCTCAGATCGAGGAATTTGTGTGCGAGCAACTGGGCCTTGGCGTAGCGCCGCTTTCCAGCCAGATTGTGCAGCGCGACCGCCACGCCCATTTCATGACCACGCTGGCCTTGATCGGTAGTTCGCTGGAAAAGATGGCGCAGGAGATTCGTCACCTGCAGCGAACGGAAGTGAGCGAGGCTTTTGAGCCGTTTAGCGCCGGCCAGCAGGGTTCCTCGGCCATGCCACACAAACGCAATCCCGAACTCTGCGAACGCATTTGCGGCCTGGCGCGAGTGCTGCGCGGATACGCGGCGACCTCGATGGAGAATGTAGCGCTCTGGCACGAACGCGATATCAGCCATTCCTCTGCGGAGCGCATCATCATACCCGATGCCTGCACCCTGCTGCACTATATGCTCCACATCTTCACACGCGTCATGAGCGATGTGCAGGTTGATGAGCAGCGCATGCTTGCCAACCTGCATATGACGGGCGGTCTGATTTTCTCCCAGCGCATCTTGCTCGCTCTGATCGATAAAGGCGTGGGCAGGCAGGAAGCGTATAAGATGGTGCAGCGCAACGCGAAAAAAGTCTGGAGCATGGCGAGCAAGGGGCCAGCCGCGGGGCCGGCGTTCCTCGAAGCGCTCAGCAACGATCCTGAAGTTACTGAATACCTCACGCCGGCAGAGCTAGCATCCTTGACGAATACTGACTATTATATAAAGTATATCGACACGTCATTTAAGAGGATTGGCCTGTAACATGGGGAAAGATTCAAGGAGCTGGTTATTGAGCATCGCCATACTTCTTGAACTCCTGTACCTCTTATTCGTTGCTCTCTCAGCCTTGCCGCCGCTCCATCTTCAGCCCACGCCCTTGCTCGCGGATTGGCAGGACAGGGACCAGCCGCTGTCCCTACTTTCACACTTGCTCTTTCCAGGGGCCTGGATAGGAACTGGCCATCCTGCGAGCGCCGCCTGGCCCTACATCTTGCTACTGGTCATCGTCCTGCTCGCGCTTGCCGCTCTCCACCTGCTCGCGCTTGGCAAGATCAATAAACGCGATGTGACCGCTGAAGATGTTACCGGCTCTGCTGGCGGATTGTTCTTGCTTTTGATAGCAGCAGCTATATTCGGCATAACTCTCCTGGCGCAACCGGCGCTTTTTTCGGATGATGTCTTTCGCTACATCCTTTCCGGTCGCATACTGTCTCTCTATCATGCTGATCCTATGACGGCAGCTCCCGCGCAATTTCCGCATGACCCGTACCTTTCCTGGATAGCCTCGCCCGGTACGCCGAATGTCTATGGCCCATTATGGCTCGCGTTTACATCCCTGCTGGCGCGCATCGATAGTTCCCCCTTAACCATGCTGCTGCTTTTCAAGTCCTCTACGCTCATTTTTCACCTGCTGGATTGTGTTCTCATCTGGGCCATTCTAGGAAAGATTGCCCCCGCGCGCCGCTTCCTGGGAACACTGCTCTACGCCTGGAATCCACTGGTCTTGATCGAAATTGCCGGCAATGGCCATAACGAGGCGGCGTTGATCCTGCTCTTATTACTGGCAATATGGCTCTATGTGCAGGGCAGCGGAATCTGGTATGAGATTGGAGCGTTAGTGCTGCTGGGACTTGCCGCGGCCATCAACTTTATCGCCTTGCTGGTAGCGGTGCTATTTGCCTGGTTCGTAGTACGCAACTATCGCGGCATAGCCAGAGTGAGCCGGAATGCCGGTTGGAGGATAGCGCTGGTACTTATTCCCGTCGTCTTGCTCTACATTCCATACTGGCATGGAAGTTCCACGTACCTGGCAATTACCTCGAACACCAGTATAGAACCGGCGGGAATCTCATTCGTCAATATGCTGGCGACACCGCTGCGAGCGTTCTTCAGTTTCTTAGCAGTGGTTTCAAACTACCATTCGCCCGATG from Ktedonobacteraceae bacterium carries:
- a CDS encoding Cof-type HAD-IIB family hydrolase; translation: MTIEITPETITMLVIDIDGTLLNPSGEITPATRAAVQAARQAGIVVTLATARRYCNTAPIAIELGLDIPLILYDGALIVEHPQGKILHTHPLAATVGQQAVDLLASNGIQPIVHPATGTAEEIWTGPAELDNLWVEAYFTTFPEQMRRMPYANLCHGHPDPLRVVGFADEERIMGLLPAVSALDCSWIVTKRGNYGSAEIALMDPGCSKASGVKALAEHFDIALEQVMAIGDNTNDIQMLRSAGWGVAMGHAPEEVQAVARAITTSNSEDGVALAIERYALCRSTITFSNSRKRTI
- a CDS encoding dual specificity protein phosphatase, whose translation is MSSDPTITPPPADAPVTEAVERPTVQFSGSRWVFSGIIRVLYRRWTRVAAHLFPENSKAEQFAQSLHIPLPDQLNMSWITDQLAVGGRIRPQDIPALARIGVNSVVDTRSEYCDDAVALGKEGIELLHLPTPDTRPLSIEQMLMGAQWVQQRLDEGKRVLIHCEHGVGRSVLLACAVLVYGGMHAQAALNLVQQRRWQASPNHGQIVRLREFENVIVERQSA
- a CDS encoding DUF1385 domain-containing protein, coding for MAKFYYGGQAVMEGVMMRGRTSAAVAVRRPDNSIFIYEEALNPRLYQNRFFRLPFLRGMLLLWEMLVLGTRMMTLSANIASGAINPDTRTGEETLGRPQGSLTSPTMVGIESTTGDLPENPAPPPQIGGAALVLTLVVSLGFAIVVFFLSPLLITGLLHNQIGQGWLSLVIEGLIRLALLIGYIYLIGRVPDIQRVFGYHGAEHKAINAMEHGDPLDIEHVRKASRVHTRCGTGFLLLVVVVSIIVFAFVGSPSFLIKVASRILLVPVVAGIAYELMRLGAANYRFRVVRWLLAPGLALQGLTTREPDDGMIECAIASLNRVMRRDAQYAQQNSEVDASLPPLVVSL
- a CDS encoding glycosyltransferase, which gives rise to MHEENSSLKAPQRTILFLIADTGAGHRSAANAIRNAMILLAQHEQEQWGAQQQALDEDASGKDSSSLLPPPPTYRIEIVDVFKEYSHFPLREAVRLYGPTIRFNPKLYGHVFHLSNRAGRVLAVEQVAGPLVYNGLLRLIMSVRPDVIVSIHPMLNHITIRALQDLGLHIPFITVVTDLVSVHQAWIAPGADAYIVPTEQARDIYIQNGIDPERIHLLGMPIDPKFTLPPESKEALQRKLGLEPGKPVILLVGGGEGSRGLRASINFISQAHLPVQLLIVTGRNKRLYAHLQRSRSSLQVPAKIFGFVHNMPEMMHAADVIVTKAGPGTICEAMACNLPIILNGYVPGQEEGNVTYVLENKVGTMAYDSVELIGALRRLLKPGSEVLIEQLANEKRIRRPYAAFDIARSILSFLPATGAPGIWQHFEPVRQPYLMPIQVRSGTSMHVLRRRYASQRLRRGTLMRRRLPLPRLRILRRSARRTFNAGNPHSRPSHLSLQQTRNKSSR
- the rpmE gene encoding 50S ribosomal protein L31, with protein sequence MKKGIHPNYVEATVSCACGNSFKTVSIKPVLKVDVCSKCHPFFTGQQRILDSAGRVERFRKRFNLPEEA
- the purB gene encoding adenylosuccinate lyase, yielding MLERYSLPEMASIWSAVHKTDLWLKVELLVCEGWAHEGVIPEEAMQKIRVAGYNLQRMQEIEQETHHDIISFLRSIQEQLGPEGRFIHLGLTSSDVLDTALAAQIKEAGVLLSESLAALTQAVTKQAVRYKYTLMAGRTHGIHAEPLTFGLKLALWVDELRRGQQRLAAALEQVAVGKISGAVGTHATVPPQIEEFVCEQLGLGVAPLSSQIVQRDRHAHFMTTLALIGSSLEKMAQEIRHLQRTEVSEAFEPFSAGQQGSSAMPHKRNPELCERICGLARVLRGYAATSMENVALWHERDISHSSAERIIIPDACTLLHYMLHIFTRVMSDVQVDEQRMLANLHMTGGLIFSQRILLALIDKGVGRQEAYKMVQRNAKKVWSMASKGPAAGPAFLEALSNDPEVTEYLTPAELASLTNTDYYIKYIDTSFKRIGL